The Osmerus eperlanus chromosome 22, fOsmEpe2.1, whole genome shotgun sequence genome window below encodes:
- the LOC134008940 gene encoding sulfotransferase 6B1-like, whose protein sequence is MDKQIRVPAMSKMEDARNVKDEDKLYKFEGILYSSIMSPPENLKAMKNMEARPEDSLLVAYPKCGFNWMIIVIFKIMAATTGPKEMPAVPQMLEFFSPEMQQMVKEKPSPRLLGTHMHPDNIPKSFTEKKTKMLVVFRNPKDTVVSYYHFMNNNPVLPNAKSWDAFFTDFMKGEVAWGSYFDHALAWEKCMDDPNVMIVTYEQLKENLVDGVQMVSKFFGFPLTDEQVQTIASESTFTAMKESSKNTHGGHGSVFFRKGEVGDWKKHFSEAQSKQMDDEFQKHLAGTKLGDKLKYDVYCK, encoded by the exons ATGGACAAGCAAATCAGAGTGCCTGCCATGTCCAAAATGGAGGATGCAAGGAATGTGAAGGACGAAGATAAACTTTACAAGTTTGAAGGGATCCTGTACTCTTCCATCATGAGTCCTCCAGAAAATCTCAAAGCGATGAAGAACATGGAGGCCAGACCAGAGGACTCTCTGTTGGTAGCTTATCCTAAATGTG GGTTCAATTGGATGATTATTGTGATCTTCAAAATCATGGCTGCAACCACTGGGCCAAAAGAAATGCCTGCTGTGCCGCAGATGCTTGAATTCTTCTCACCTGAAATGCAACAG ATGGTTAAAGAGAAGCCCTCCCCTCGGTTATtgggcacacacatgcacccagatAATATACCCAAATCTTTtacagaaaagaaaacaaag ATGCTGGTTGTGTTTCGAAACCCAAAAGATACGGTTGTGTCCTACTACCACTTCATGAACAACAACCCTGTTCTGCCAAATGCCAAATCCTGGGACGCCTTTTTCACAGACTTCATGAAAGGAGAAG TGGCTTGGGGCTCTTACTTTGACCATGCCCTGGCTTGGGAGAAATGCATGGATGATCCAAATGTGATGATTGTGACTTACGAGCAACTGAAAGAG AATCTCGTGGACGGGGTACAGATGGTATCAAAGTTCTTTGGCTTTCCTTTGACCGATGAGCAAGTCCAGACCATTGCAAGCGAGAGCACCTTTACAGCCATGAAGGAGAGCTCCAAGAACACTCATGGTGGACATGGCAGCGTGTTTTTCCGCAAAG GTGAAGTTGGAGACTGGAAAAAACATTTCAGTGAGGCCCAAAGCAAGCAGATGGATGATGAGTTTCAGAAGCACTTGGCTGGCACTAAACTGGGGGACAAATTGAAATATGATGTTTACTGCAAGTAA
- the rgl3a gene encoding ral guanine nucleotide dissociation stimulator-like 1 → MRSTLSLCGGGGGGGGERGLRARVGRMKRLLCLRPVHRVDVQTDMEPGVWLRSFQLLDPEGHSEDPVQEWGEEVEEGAVFGITLRREPTSLDAQTDSASPGDVHPSVFSFAQYHTVKVRRLKAATLERLVCHLLDAEHQEGDYARVFLSTYRTFTCPNTLIELLFQRDDVMANLDNSVCPRSTLLPVIRLWLEEFGEDFREPPQYHALRLVIVHLRHRLCFRRLALSAETLLKRLQAEDHSTCQATLKETGDCQQPEEEGRGETDTKEEEPQDWMDVPEKEVAEQLTRFDAELFARVVPFQCLGCVWSQRDKKENRRLAPTVRATIAQFNAVTNRVITSLLCPSPPAPPSAAPSSSSSSSSHFPPSPSPGSPRRPHTSPAHRAQVIERWIGVAQECRQLKNFSSLKAILSALQSNAVYRLKKTWAAVSRESMATFNLLCETFPDENCVLTNREILLEDGSQATEDTTSKTPKICPCPSKCQMSNSVVESIHPSLVHFEKRRREFEILSQIRQLQASCSQYSLPQREHISSWLQAHSLLSDQESYELSRYLEPPVDPCPSSPCSWSHRLLNKKLTSLLSVNDSSSRKTHADQISVSSSGSSSSEMEDLSSTPQPSPLRLKLQSLSGSLHDVAEDDFSSSSSSSSSSSTSSSPTPSTSSFSSSQADLSSSTFSSSMALSPEPSTSSSSQPSLPVYNRQVADSCIVRVSVEFSNDCNVYKSILLTSQDHTPQVIQRALEKHNLQGVSCHDFSLSQLLSSDKELQIPDKANVFYAMCTQANYDFVLRQRWRSHSRHPFTSSPSSSPGALARARHGK, encoded by the exons ATGCGCTCTACCCTGTCcctgtgtggtggaggtggtggaggaggaggagagcggggtCTCAGGGCCCGGGTGGGCAGGATGAAGAGGCTGCTGTGCCTGAGGCCTGTCCACCGTGTGGACGTGCAGACGGACATGGAGCCTGGCGTGTGGCTGAGGAGCTTCCAGCTGCTGGACCCCGAGGGACACTCCGAG GACCCAGTGCAGGAGTGGGGCGAGGAGGTCGAGGAGGGCGCCGTGTTCGGCATTACCCTGCGGAGGGAGCCCACCTCGCTGGACGCCCAGACAGACTCCGCCTCTCCCGGCGACGTGCACCCCTCCGTCTTCAGCTTTGCCCAGTACCACACTGTCAAG GTGCGCCGGCTCAAGGCTGCCACCCTGGAGCGTCTGGTCTGCCACCTGCTGGACGCCGAACACCAGGAGGGCGACTACGcccgtgtcttcctgtccacCTACCGGACCTTCACCTGCCCCAACACCCTCATAGAGCTGCTCTTCCAGAG AGATGATGTGATGGCCAACCTGGACAACAGCGTCTGCCCCAGGAG CACGCTGCTGCCAGTGATCCGGCTGTGGCTGGAGGAGTTTGGGGAGGACTTCCGCGAGCCGCCCCAGTACCACGCCCTGCGGCTGGTCATCGTCCACCTGCGCCACCGCCTCTGCTTCCGACGCCTGGCCCTGTCCGCAGAGACCCTGCTCAAGAGGCTCCAGGCTGAGG ATCACAGCACCTGTCAGGCGACGCTGAAGGAGACCGGTGACTGTCAACagccggaggaggagggacgcGGAGAGACGGACACCAAGGAGGAGGAGCCACAGGACTGGATGGACGTCCCAGAGAAGGAGGTGGCCGAGCAGCTGACGAGATTCGACGCC gagCTGTTTGCGAGGGTGGTGCCGTTCCAGTGCCTGGGCTGCGTCTGGTCCCAGCGGGACAAGAAGGAGAACCGCCGCCTGGCGCCCACCGTCCGCGCCACCATCGCCCAGTTCAACGCCGTCACCAACCGCGTCATCACCTCGctgctctgcccctccccccccgcgcCGCCCTCCGCCGCCccctcgtcgtcgtcgtcgtcctcctcccacttcccgccctccccctccccgggCTCGCCCCGCCGCCCCCACACTAGCCCCGCCCACAGGGCCCAGGTCATCGAGCGATGGATCGGCGTTGCGCAG GAGTGCCGACAGCTGAAGAACTTCTCGTCCCTGAAGGCCATCCTGTCGGCGCTGCAGTCCAACGCCGTGTACCGCCTCAAGAAGACCTGGGCCGCCGTCAGCAG GGAGTCCATGGCCACCTTTAATCTGCTGTGCGAGACCTTCCCTGACGAGAACTGCGTGCTGACCAACAGGGAGATCCTGCTGGAG GACGGGAGCCAGGCCACAGAGGACACAACCTCCAAAACTCCTAAAATCTGCCCATGTCCAAGCAAGTG TCAAATGTCGAATTCAGTGGTCGAGAGCATTCACCCGA GCCTCGTCCACTTTGAGAAGCGTAGAAGG GAGTTTGAGATCCTGTCCCAGATCCGCCAGCTGCAGGCCTCCTGCTCCCAGTACAGCCTGCCCCAGCGTGAACACATCTCCTCCTGGCTACAGgctcactccctgctctccgACCAGGAGAG TTATGAGCTGTCTCGGTACCTGGAGCCCCCGGTGGacccctgccccagctccccctgctcctggagcCACCGCCTGCTCAACAAGAAGCTCACCTC gttgCTCTCCGTCAACGACAGCTCCAGCAGGAAGACGCACGCCGACCAGATCAGTGTTTCGTCCTCGGGCTCCAGCAGCTCAGAGATGGAggacctgtcctccaccccccagccctcccctctcagGCTCAAACTCCAG TCCCTGTCAGGCTCCCTCCATGACGTGGCCGaggacgacttctcctcctcctcgtcctcctcctcctcctcttccacgtcCTCCTCCCCGacgccctccacctcctccttcagctcctcgCAGGCTGacctcagctcctccaccttctcctcctccatggcGCTGAGTCCAgagccctccacctcctcctcctcccagccctccctgccCGTCTACAACAGGCAGGTGGCCGACTCCTGCATCGTCCGGGTCAGCGTGGAGTTCAGTAACGACTGCAACGTCTACAAGAGCATCCTG cTGACCAGCCAGGACCACACTCCCCAGGTGATCCAGCGGGCCCTGGAGAAGCACAACCTGCAGGGCGTCAGCTGCCACGACTTCAGCCTCAGCCAGCTGCTGTCCTCCGACAAAG AACTCCAGATTCCAGACAAGGCCAACGTGTTCTACGCTATGTGCACCCAGGCCAACTACGACTTTGTCCTGCGCCAGCGCTGGAGGAGCCACAGCCGTcaccccttcacctcctccccctcctccagccccgggGCTCTGGCCAGGGCACGCCACGGCAAGTAG
- the odad3 gene encoding coiled-coil domain-containing protein 151, whose product MPFSAEAIKPPLHDQILELQRKIQLLEGDRSAYYESSQSTIKKNRESILQLRQENKRLHKKLADTLAGDEQVIKDAFQSRGMEKAAFRNMSGKTALSMLDQKVCDKRKRLNALKHTTQTCRRRLDELQLQYQSIKLEGSRGPQPDAQRQEEEAKSEGEAGEEHPQKNLRVLENRLEKAQLKSQEAEHIMRGYLKLKAHLQEESLTFQSQLDRLEAEILTQRQELRDLQVMNNDAHLSKDTAKAELLRQEELVYRERKERESILTSYKKQAEERKAQAERVERRAQRPGMQPDELSSETQRSVTGVGEEERAISTFEEAFRRIKEATGVTDTRDIVERFTSQGDTQKHLENLKEENERTLQRLKEERDHLQEHFQTMKYSGEAKLSSRQQVLEERERHLLAEQQRCEAARERLDWLTRTLGTVRAGVEHLADKLQHVQLDASAAPPPSPGGEEEVVELLARTERKLLMLQDELQGKDLAQVMKEMEEEEFHASIEGKLPQYNTRIKLPQDQKQDPYDEEEESGDDEGDIITRAALKRQSQLIIDSKTKRKTRTKKKKGKH is encoded by the exons ATGCCGTTCAGCGCTGAAGCCATAAAACCGCCTCTGCATGATCAGATATTGGAGCTACAAAGGAAAATTCAATTGCTTG agggagacagaagcgCTTATTACGAGAGTTCCCAGTCCACTATCAAGAAGAACAGAGAGTCCATTCTGCAGCTGAGGCAGGAAAACAAGAGACTTCATAAGAAGTTGGCAGACACTCTTGCT GGGGATGAGCAAGTCATTAAAGATGCTTTTCAGAGTAGAGGCATGGAAAAAGCTGCCTTCCGGAATATGTCGGGGAAG ACAGCTCTCAGTATGCTGGACCAGAAGGTTTGCGACAAGAGGAAACGCCTCAACGCCCTCAAACACACCACCCAGACCTGCCGCCGGCGCCTGGACGAGCTGCAGCTGCAGTACCAGAGCATAAAGCTAGAGGGCAGCAGAGGGCCGCAACCCGACGCgcagagacaagaggaggaggccaag AGTGAAGGGGAGGCCGGCGAGGAGCATCCCCAAAAG AACCTGCGGGTGCTGGAGAATCGTCTGGAGAAAGCCCAGCTCAAGTCTCAGGAGGCCGAACACATCATGAGGGGCTACTTGAAGCTCAAAGCCCACCTGCAG GAGGAGAGCTTGACCTTCCAGTCCCAGCTGGACCGGCTGGAGGCTGAGATCCTGACCCAGAGACAGGAGCTGCGGGACCTGCAGGTCATGAACAACGACGCCCACCTGTCCAAGGACACGGCCAAG gCTGAGCTGCTGCGCCAGGAGGAGCTGGTGTaccgggagaggaaggagagagagagcatcctCACCAGCTACAAGAAGCAGGCGGAGGAGCGCAAGGCCCAGGccgagagagtggagagacgg GCCCAGCGGCCGGGCATGCAGCCAGACGAGCTGAGCAGCGAGACCCAGCGCAGTGTCaccggggtgggggaggaggagagggccatCTCCACCTTCGAGGAGGCCTTCCGACGCATCAAGGAGGCCACAGGAGTCACCGACACACGG gacATAGTGGAGCGTTTCACCTCCCAGGGAGACACCCAGAAGCACCTGGAGAACCTGAAAGAGGAGAATGAGAGAACTCTGCAGCgtctgaaggaggagagagaccacctgCAGGAACACTTCCAGACCATGAAGTACTCTGGGGAGGCCAAACTCTccag CCGTCAGCAGGTGCTGGAGGAGCGCGAGCGCCACCTCCTGGCGGAGCAGCAGAGGTGCGAGGCGGCCAGGGAGCGTCTGGACTGGCTGACCCGCACCCTCGGCACGGTGCGCGCCGGCGTGGAGCACCTTGCCGACAAGCTGCAGCACGTCCAGCTG GACGCGAGCGCGGCCCCTCCTCCGTCCCCGggcggtgaggaggaggtggtggagctgcTGGCCCGGACGGAGAGGAAGCTGCTGATGCTGCAGGACGAGCTGCAGGGCAAGGACCTGGCCCAGGTCatgaaggagatggaggaggaggag ttccATGCCAGCATCGAGGGAAAGCTGCCACAGTACAACACACGCATCAAGCTGCCCCAGGACCAGAAACAGGATCCATACGACG aagaggaggagagcggcgACGACGagggtgacatcatcacccgCGCCGCGCTCAAGCGCCAGTCTCAGCTCATCATTGACTCCAAGACCAAGAGAAAGACCCGgaccaagaagaagaaggggaaACACTGA